The segment GTTTTGGGCATGCAGCCAGCGACTATCATAGGTTTGCCTAGAGATGTAAGCGCCTTAAGCCTTGTCACCATCCTTTGATAGGTTGGGTCCTTGACGGTGCACGTGACTATGACATTGAGATCTGCTTCTGTAGGTGATCGGGTTATTGTGTAGCCTGCGTCAAGTAGTAAACCAGCTACGATCTCAGCATCGGCTAGATTCGCGCTGCATCCATATGACTCTATGTAAACCTTAGCTTGCGCTCCTGCTTGGGTCACAGCCCGCCGCCTATCGGTGGTAGGATCACAACTAGATCCCCATTTTTAAGCTTCAAAGAGGCTAGGTCTGAGGTGTCCACAGCATTACCGTTGACTAGCATAACCAGGCTCTCTCTTAAAGTCCCTTTCTGGTCCAGTAGGAATTCAGCGCTCTTCTTTCCGTAGCGAGCCACCAGCGCCTCCAAGAACTTCCTCGCATCAACTTCTCCATTAAACTCAAAGGCTTCCTCCTTCTTACCAGTAATCTCTCTTAGCGCTGCAAAGTACTTTGTAGTGATTATGGTCTTCTGCTCGCCGGTCATCTTACTTAAGGCTGGGTCTTTGCTGTCATAAAAGAATTTAGGTTAAGCCTGCTCGAGAAGCCTATTTACCAAATCGTCCAGAAGGTGACCTCTACAAACGACTTGAATCTTGTACCTCGGTGCCACTTCAGAGACCGCTTCGCGTATCCTTCGACCTAGATCTACAGCAACAGGGCTTGCTGGTGAGAACGGAGAATAGACCACTCGAATGGTTTCATCGTCTACACGGCTTATCTCCAGAATTATGTTGGATTCGGAGAGGAGCCGATTTGTCTCAGGATCTCTAACTTTCTGAATCTGTTCAACCAGATCTTTGAGGAGCGTATCCACGCTTACCCACTCACACGCCATTCTATTTAACTCTAACCTCACCACCTTACCTTTAGTGTGCGAGGATGCGACGCTCTAACCTCATCTACCCGTGCTACAGCGGTGCTATGTGGCGCATCAGCCGCTGCTCTAGGATCTTCATAAGCTACTTTCGCCGCTTCGTTTAATGCTTTAGCGTAGTGATCGAGTTCCTCTAAGCTCTCAGATTCTGTAGGCTCAATCATAATAGCTTCGCGTATAGTTATAGGGAAGTAGATAGTCGGCGGATGCACACCGTGCTCAAGAAGCAGCTTGGCTAAATCAAGCGCCGAGGCTTTCGATGAAGCCACAAATTCATGCTTACAGGGGGTATTTGAAAGGCCTTGAATGTCAAAGTATCTTCGATCAAGTCTACTCATTAGGTAGTTCGCTGCAAGCGTAGCGAGAGCAGAGGTATCTCTTAACCCGTCTCGACCGAGCAGAAGACAATAAACATATGCGCCTACTAGTACACCTATGTTACCGAAATAGCTTCTCACTCTACCGACTGACTTAGGTCTATCATAGTTCCACCTATATCTACAGCCATCAAACTCAAGAACTGGAGTAGGGAGATAATCGCCTAACTCTTCAGTAGCGAAGATAGGACCTGCACCAGGGCCGCCTCCACCGTGTGGTGTGCCGAAGGTCTTATGTAGGTTCAGGTGCGCTATATCGAATCCGATATCCCCCGGTCTTACCCTACCTAGTAGTGCGTTCAAGTTTGCTCCATCATAATATGTCAGCCCACCTGCTTCATGTATTATCCCGATAACCTCTTTCACATTCTTCTCGAACAATCCTAGTGTATTTGGGACGGTCATCATCATACCAGCCGTAGATCTACCAGCCACGGCCTTCACAGCCTCAATATCTACCACCCCATCTTTCGTAGAGGGTATCTTAACGACTTTGAAGCCAGCCATCGCAGCGCTCGCAGGGTTGGTTCCATGAGCGGTATCAGGTATAAGAATCTCGTTTCTAGTGCCAAGTTGCCCTCTATCCTTTAACCAAGCTCTGATCATCAGCGCACCCGTAAACTCGCCTTGAGCGCCTGCGGCGGGTTGTAGGGAAAACTTCGGCAAACCCACTATTTCAGCGAGCATCGTGCCTAACTCAAAAAGCATCTTTAATAGACCTTGAACGTATTCCTCAGGCTCTTCGGGGTGAATCGTCTTGAATCTAGCGTTTGAGATTACCCTCTTAATTATCTTTGGGTTATATTTCATTGTGCAGCTACCAAGAGGGTATGTGCCCAAATCTACCGCATAGTTCATCTGAGATAGTCTGGTATAGTGTCTTATTATCTGAGGCTGAGCTACCTCAGGCAGCCTAATATCATATCTCCTCAAATTTTTGGGTACTGTTTCCAAGACGTCTCCCACCTGTTTACTGAGCTCCGGGTCTGAGGGGAGGGTTAAGCCGCACCTACCTTTCCTACTTAACTCTATAAGTAGGGGCTCATCCCAGCTAGCCTGCCTAAATACCATGTCAACTCAACTCCTTCTTTATAGCGTTGACCAAAAGATCGATGTCGCTTTTCAAATGGACTTCGGTTGCTGAGAATAACGCTGCATCACTTAGCTCAGGGAAGTCTCTACCTAAAGGCAGCCCACCAACTAACCCGCATCTTGATAGGTTCACGTAGATCTTCTTAGGGTCTGCTTTTAGAAACCTTACAACGAAGTCTTTAAAGAAAGGAGTGTAATAAGGGGAAACCACATTCTCTAATTCACCCAGCTTCATAGCAGCGTAATGCGAGCTCTCCATTATACGCTTGCCAAGCTCCCTAAAACCGCTGCTTCCAAGGCTAGTTAGATAAGCGGCAACAGCTACTGCACAAAGGGCTTCGTTCGTGCAGATGTTAGATGTGGCTTCCTCTCTTCTTATATGCTGCTCGCGTGTCTGCATAACCATAGTGTAACATCTTCTAGCACCATCCCTTGTGACGGTTTCGCCTATTATGCGCCCAGGCATCTGCCTATAGACCTTCTGCCCTCCTCTGGCTGCGAATATTCCAATAAGAGGACCGCCGTAGTTGAGGTGTAAACCCAAGGGCTGCCCCTCTCCTACAACTATATCTGCGCCATACTCCGCTGGGGGCTTAACTACAGCTAGCGAAGTAGGGTCTAACCCTACTATGGCCATAGCACCGTGTTCATGGGCTAATTTACATACATCTTCAGCAAGCTCTTCAAAGACCCCGAAGTAGTTTGGGTTCTCAAAGTAGATGGCAGCAACATCTTCGTCAACCTTCTCTTTTAGAATAGCATAATCTACGCACCCTTTCATC is part of the Nitrososphaerota archaeon genome and harbors:
- a CDS encoding MoaD family protein, with product MTGEQKTIITTKYFAALREITGKKEEAFEFNGEVDARKFLEALVARYGKKSAEFLLDQKGTLRESLVMLVNGNAVDTSDLASLKLKNGDLVVILPPIGGGL
- a CDS encoding iron-sulfur cluster assembly protein, yielding MRLELNRMACEWVSVDTLLKDLVEQIQKVRDPETNRLLSESNIILEISRVDDETIRVVYSPFSPASPVAVDLGRRIREAVSEVAPRYKIQVVCRGHLLDDLVNRLLEQA
- a CDS encoding glycine dehydrogenase subunit 2, with product MVFRQASWDEPLLIELSRKGRCGLTLPSDPELSKQVGDVLETVPKNLRRYDIRLPEVAQPQIIRHYTRLSQMNYAVDLGTYPLGSCTMKYNPKIIKRVISNARFKTIHPEEPEEYVQGLLKMLFELGTMLAEIVGLPKFSLQPAAGAQGEFTGALMIRAWLKDRGQLGTRNEILIPDTAHGTNPASAAMAGFKVVKIPSTKDGVVDIEAVKAVAGRSTAGMMMTVPNTLGLFEKNVKEVIGIIHEAGGLTYYDGANLNALLGRVRPGDIGFDIAHLNLHKTFGTPHGGGGPGAGPIFATEELGDYLPTPVLEFDGCRYRWNYDRPKSVGRVRSYFGNIGVLVGAYVYCLLLGRDGLRDTSALATLAANYLMSRLDRRYFDIQGLSNTPCKHEFVASSKASALDLAKLLLEHGVHPPTIYFPITIREAIMIEPTESESLEELDHYAKALNEAAKVAYEDPRAAADAPHSTAVARVDEVRASHPRTLKVRW
- a CDS encoding glycine dehydrogenase, with amino-acid sequence AAGEACRMAVRITRRRKIVALRNCGPQRLEVIRTYCTPIGVEVITAEYDLMKGCVDYAILKEKVDEDVAAIYFENPNYFGVFEELAEDVCKLAHEHGAMAIVGLDPTSLAVVKPPAEYGADIVVGEGQPLGLHLNYGGPLIGIFAARGGQKVYRQMPGRIIGETVTRDGARRCYTMVMQTREQHIRREEATSNICTNEALCAVAVAAYLTSLGSSGFRELGKRIMESSHYAAMKLGELENVVSPYYTPFFKDFVVRFLKADPKKIYVNLSRCGLVGGLPLGRDFPELSDAALFSATEVHLKSDIDLLVNAIKKELS